The following are encoded together in the Pseudomonadota bacterium genome:
- the tfpZ gene encoding TfpX/TfpZ family type IV pilin accessory protein, with protein MLWQAKLRAFLVHLALSTLVVGAVLALAVIAWYPHPYFRAMDAWTVVKMLILVDLVLGPLLTLIVFDPAKRSLRFDLTVVALVQVTALSYASLTLYQERPYFVVFSGDRFEVLAYRDVDLSELKDPALARKPWRGPRLLVAPLPEDPVERRGLVAAMLMGERPSLHFDPAFWQPYEDRQDLIASQIRSVQALAEADAQAARQIERVSQQLGDSDRLGYLPLTARGRDMELLLDRQDGRPVAVVVGADSTVATAAVSEEQP; from the coding sequence ATGCTGTGGCAAGCAAAGCTCCGCGCTTTTCTCGTACATCTGGCCCTGAGCACGCTCGTGGTCGGGGCGGTGCTCGCGCTGGCGGTAATCGCCTGGTATCCCCACCCCTACTTCCGGGCGATGGACGCTTGGACGGTGGTGAAGATGCTGATCCTGGTCGATCTCGTGCTCGGCCCCTTGCTCACGCTCATCGTCTTCGACCCGGCCAAGCGCAGCCTGCGCTTCGACCTGACGGTGGTCGCCCTGGTGCAGGTCACCGCCCTGTCCTACGCCAGCCTTACCCTTTATCAGGAGCGCCCCTACTTCGTGGTGTTCTCCGGCGATCGCTTCGAGGTGCTCGCCTATCGCGATGTCGATTTGAGCGAGCTGAAAGACCCGGCCTTAGCCCGCAAGCCTTGGCGTGGGCCGCGGCTGCTCGTGGCGCCCCTCCCGGAGGATCCGGTCGAGCGCAGGGGGTTGGTTGCCGCGATGCTCATGGGCGAGCGCCCGTCTCTGCACTTCGATCCCGCATTCTGGCAGCCCTACGAAGACCGACAGGATCTGATCGCTTCGCAAATACGATCGGTGCAGGCCCTGGCGGAGGCGGACGCGCAGGCCGCACGCCAGATCGAGCGTGTATCGCAGCAGCTGGGCGACAGCGACCGCTTGGGCTATCTGCCACTCACGGCACGGGGGCGAGACATGGAGCTACTGCTCGATCGGCAGGACGGTCGGCCGGTGGCGGTGGTGGTGGGTGCCGATTCGACCGTCGCCACGGCTGCGG
- a CDS encoding sulfotransferase, translating into MASALHQMETGQYELALQTLEQLHLKRPDSAITLRKIAECKTALNRLVEAQKWWQRACEAAPDDADAWFGFATCLRVLGRHEQAREALCHTVDVEPAHADALIALFYADEKRQRHDDMGRWLAKLIASHPAHPIRHFLQALLLERRGERGEGLQVLQAAPRPSEQEVFYPRWAHLYGRLLEDSGHHAEAFDAHASANAYHLRNNAGLGRKAGAYLAKAQGLLGGLAGDDYSHWARGEAPGEPQVAWQVGFPRSGTTLLDQVLDSHPNITVVSEADTLSSLIAILDQLPGGYPACLDRLDDDLAEKLRPIYLSTLARYSGPPRDGHVYVDKNPLWTLHLPLLARLMPKAPVLESRRHPADVCLSAFTQHFGLNDAMSCFLSMDSTVELYNTVMDCGERFARLLPFQRRHVVRYEDLVSDLETQARAVLAFLGLPWDPAVLDYHLHASQRGIQTASFDQAVKPVYASAVGRWRHYAPSLAPWLPALDHHAQRLGYSLSETDSLVA; encoded by the coding sequence ATGGCGAGCGCCCTGCACCAGATGGAAACAGGCCAATACGAACTCGCGCTGCAGACCCTGGAGCAACTTCACCTCAAGCGCCCGGACAGCGCCATCACCCTGAGGAAGATCGCCGAGTGCAAGACTGCGCTCAACCGCTTGGTCGAAGCGCAGAAGTGGTGGCAGCGTGCATGCGAGGCAGCACCGGACGATGCTGATGCCTGGTTTGGCTTCGCCACCTGCCTGCGCGTTCTCGGTCGCCACGAGCAGGCGCGTGAGGCCTTGTGCCACACCGTCGACGTGGAGCCCGCCCACGCCGACGCCCTCATCGCGCTGTTCTACGCCGACGAGAAGCGCCAGCGACACGACGACATGGGGCGCTGGCTAGCGAAATTGATCGCCTCGCATCCGGCGCATCCAATCCGGCACTTCCTGCAGGCGTTGTTGCTCGAGCGACGCGGCGAGCGAGGCGAGGGATTGCAGGTGCTGCAAGCGGCCCCACGGCCATCGGAGCAGGAGGTGTTCTACCCTCGCTGGGCCCACCTCTACGGTCGCTTGCTGGAAGACTCCGGCCACCACGCGGAGGCCTTCGATGCGCACGCGTCGGCCAACGCCTACCACCTTCGCAACAACGCAGGGCTCGGCCGCAAGGCGGGCGCCTACCTGGCCAAGGCCCAGGGTCTGTTGGGTGGGCTCGCGGGCGATGACTATTCCCACTGGGCGCGCGGCGAAGCACCCGGCGAACCCCAGGTGGCCTGGCAGGTGGGCTTCCCCAGATCCGGTACCACGCTGCTGGATCAGGTGCTCGACAGCCATCCGAACATCACCGTCGTCTCTGAGGCGGATACGCTCTCGAGCCTCATCGCGATCCTCGACCAACTGCCGGGCGGCTACCCAGCCTGCCTGGATCGGCTCGACGACGATCTCGCCGAGAAGCTTCGGCCGATCTATCTCTCGACCCTCGCACGCTACAGCGGACCGCCTCGCGATGGGCACGTGTACGTGGACAAGAACCCCCTGTGGACGCTCCACCTGCCGCTTCTGGCCCGCTTGATGCCCAAGGCCCCCGTGCTCGAATCGCGGCGCCACCCGGCGGATGTGTGCCTCAGCGCCTTCACCCAGCATTTCGGCCTGAACGACGCTATGTCCTGTTTCCTCTCGATGGACAGCACGGTCGAGCTCTACAACACGGTGATGGACTGCGGCGAGCGATTCGCTCGCCTGTTGCCGTTCCAGCGCCGCCACGTGGTGCGCTACGAGGACCTCGTCAGCGATCTCGAGACGCAGGCGCGCGCGGTCCTCGCCTTTCTCGGTTTGCCCTGGGACCCCGCCGTCCTCGACTATCACCTTCACGCGTCCCAGCGTGGGATTCAGACGGCGAGCTTCGATCAGGCGGTGAAGCCGGTGTACGCAAGCGCTGTCGGCCGTTGGCGTCACTACGCCCCTTCGTTGGCGCCTTGGCTGCCCGCCCTGGACCATCATGCGCAGCGCCTTGGCTACTCGCTGAGCGAGACCGACAGCCTGGTCGCCTAA
- a CDS encoding DUF885 family protein translates to MSPSPVRRSLLTLLLSVALFHVAGAQAQEPTTSPVATIVEAYLETWLETFPIRATSAGRHEHDAELDRLDRDSRAAWIAVNRRTGAALDALLAQPQSLSFDDREDAKLLRRRIERVLFDWVDQREPQRNPLFWSGRMANAVVFLTVREDRPAQERLTAANARARQMPRLVAAARAALATQPEDIPPEWLASATRQTRRAATFYADGLVRIAAAQAPALEDEARAAGATAAGALTYFADYLDSLSDVATGSVRLGADAYARKLALFSGRHTSPADVLAQAHAALVAKRAETAAFGRQVWSEVMRGDPPADDIEVVRALFRRVGDDHASTVEEFVDDFIRMLEESEQWVRERALITLPDPLTVQTRRSPDYFAGQGVGGVYAAGPYAPDADTLFYLPTPPPQLDDAQREAFFRDFNDHFNRMITPHEMIPGHYLQGKIAAQQERKVRALFGDGVYVEGWGTFCERLMLDEGWGDALDRLAHLKKQIENIARTIVDIRVHTSEVTREEVIRFVQEQALQEAHFAANMWNRAITTSPQLTSYWLGYEQHQALYAEVREALGEGFDLREYLDAMVARGGLPVSAYREQMLGPLVPPMGAQ, encoded by the coding sequence TTGTCCCCATCGCCCGTCCGCCGATCGCTCCTGACCCTGCTGCTGAGCGTGGCCCTGTTCCACGTGGCCGGCGCCCAGGCGCAGGAGCCCACGACCAGCCCTGTCGCGACCATCGTCGAGGCCTACCTGGAAACGTGGTTGGAAACCTTCCCCATCCGCGCCACCAGCGCCGGTCGCCACGAGCATGACGCGGAGCTCGACCGCCTCGATCGGGACAGTCGCGCGGCGTGGATTGCCGTCAACCGCCGCACTGGCGCGGCCCTGGACGCCCTCCTCGCCCAACCGCAGAGCCTCTCCTTCGACGACCGGGAGGACGCGAAGCTGCTGCGACGGCGCATCGAGCGGGTCCTGTTCGATTGGGTGGATCAGCGCGAGCCGCAACGCAACCCCCTGTTCTGGTCTGGACGCATGGCTAACGCCGTGGTGTTCCTGACCGTGCGCGAAGATCGACCGGCGCAGGAGCGTCTCACCGCTGCGAACGCGCGGGCGCGGCAGATGCCGCGGCTGGTCGCCGCCGCGCGCGCCGCCCTTGCCACCCAACCCGAGGACATCCCGCCCGAATGGCTGGCATCGGCGACCCGACAGACCCGTCGCGCTGCCACCTTCTACGCTGACGGGTTGGTGCGCATCGCGGCGGCGCAAGCGCCCGCGCTGGAGGACGAAGCACGGGCCGCCGGGGCCACGGCGGCGGGTGCGCTCACCTACTTCGCCGACTACCTGGACTCCCTGAGCGATGTCGCCACGGGCAGCGTGCGTCTCGGCGCCGACGCCTACGCGCGCAAGCTCGCCCTGTTCTCCGGCCGCCACACCTCGCCCGCCGACGTGCTCGCCCAAGCCCATGCGGCCCTGGTGGCCAAGCGCGCGGAGACTGCCGCCTTCGGCCGCCAGGTGTGGTCGGAGGTCATGCGCGGTGACCCGCCCGCGGACGATATCGAGGTGGTCCGCGCCCTCTTCCGCCGCGTGGGGGATGATCACGCCAGCACCGTGGAGGAGTTCGTCGACGACTTCATCCGCATGCTCGAGGAGAGCGAGCAATGGGTACGCGAGCGCGCCCTCATCACCCTCCCCGATCCCTTGACCGTGCAGACCCGGCGCTCCCCGGATTACTTCGCGGGCCAGGGTGTGGGCGGTGTGTACGCCGCCGGCCCCTACGCGCCGGACGCAGACACCCTGTTCTACCTCCCCACCCCACCACCACAGCTCGACGACGCCCAACGCGAGGCGTTCTTCCGCGACTTCAACGACCACTTCAACCGCATGATCACCCCCCACGAGATGATCCCCGGCCACTACCTGCAGGGCAAGATTGCTGCCCAACAGGAACGCAAGGTGAGGGCCCTGTTCGGCGATGGCGTTTACGTGGAGGGCTGGGGCACCTTCTGTGAGCGCCTGATGCTCGACGAAGGCTGGGGAGATGCCCTCGATCGCCTCGCGCACCTGAAGAAGCAGATCGAGAACATCGCGCGCACGATCGTCGACATCCGGGTGCACACCAGCGAGGTCACCCGCGAGGAGGTGATCCGCTTCGTCCAGGAGCAAGCCCTGCAGGAAGCGCACTTCGCCGCCAACATGTGGAACCGAGCGATCACTACCAGCCCGCAGCTGACCAGCTACTGGTTGGGCTACGAGCAGCACCAGGCGCTCTACGCCGAGGTGCGCGAAGCCCTCGGCGAGGGGTTCGACCTTCGCGAGTATCTCGATGCGATGGTGGCCCGCGGCGGTTTACCGGTCAGCGCCTATCGCGAGCAGATGCTAGGTCCGCTGGTGCCGCCGATGGGCGCTCAGTAG
- a CDS encoding DUF485 domain-containing protein, with protein MPPAQPTPDLNAVRQDPRFRELVEKRRALSVRLTLIMFAIYFSFVLVVAFAPGVFGTRLGSGVMTLGIPVGLAVIFSAFVLTGVYVARANAEFDQLTRALHKVRD; from the coding sequence ATGCCCCCAGCGCAGCCAACGCCCGACTTGAATGCCGTCCGTCAGGACCCGCGCTTCCGCGAACTGGTCGAGAAACGGCGAGCCCTCAGCGTGCGCTTGACGCTCATCATGTTCGCCATCTACTTCAGCTTCGTGCTGGTGGTGGCCTTCGCCCCCGGCGTGTTCGGCACCCGCCTCGGCAGCGGGGTGATGACCTTGGGCATTCCCGTCGGTCTCGCCGTGATCTTCTCGGCCTTTGTGCTCACGGGCGTGTACGTGGCGCGGGCCAACGCGGAGTTCGATCAGCTCACCCGCGCCCTGCACAAGGTGCGCGACTGA
- a CDS encoding cation acetate symporter: MRPLKLIGLLIALLALGASPLAAQAAEIAVEGERQPVNVAAISMFLAFVLFTLGITYWAARQTQSAAAFYSAGGGITGFQNGLAIAGDFMSAASFLGISGLVYASGFDGLIYSIGFLVGWPVILFLIAEPLRNLGKYTFADVASFRLRQGDIRVFAAAGSLATVALYLIAQMVGAGKLIELLFGLPYTYAVVVVGVLMVVYVTFGGMIATTWVQVVKACLLLSGATFMAVAVLWKYGFSPEALFAEAVNIHEKGQAIMEPGGLVSDPISAISLGIALMFGTAGLPHILMRFFTVGDAKQARRSVFYATGFIGYFYILTFVIGFGAIVLVMGNPQYFDGNGLIGGTNMAAIHLSDAVGGSLFLGFISAVAFATILAVVSGLTLAGASAISHDLYASVIKHGNADEKDEVRVSRIATVVLGFVAIGLGILFEQQNIAFMVGLAFAIAASANFPVLFLSMFWSKLTTRGALVGGVTGLVTALALVVLGPTVWVSVLGFDEPVFPYRYPALFSVTAAFLVTWLVSITDNSARAAMDRAGFEDQFVRAQTGIGASGASKH, from the coding sequence ATGCGGCCGCTCAAACTGATCGGGCTGCTCATCGCGCTGCTCGCCTTAGGCGCCAGCCCCCTCGCGGCACAGGCCGCGGAGATCGCCGTGGAGGGCGAGCGTCAGCCGGTGAACGTGGCCGCGATTTCCATGTTCCTGGCCTTCGTCCTCTTCACCCTGGGGATCACCTACTGGGCCGCGCGCCAGACCCAATCGGCAGCCGCCTTTTACTCCGCCGGCGGGGGCATCACCGGCTTTCAGAACGGGCTCGCCATCGCCGGCGACTTCATGTCCGCCGCGTCGTTCCTGGGCATCTCCGGCCTCGTGTACGCCTCCGGCTTCGACGGCTTGATCTACTCCATTGGCTTCCTGGTCGGCTGGCCGGTGATCCTGTTCCTCATCGCCGAACCCCTGCGCAACCTCGGCAAGTACACCTTCGCCGACGTCGCCTCCTTCCGCCTGCGCCAGGGGGACATCCGCGTGTTCGCTGCGGCGGGCTCGCTGGCCACCGTGGCCCTCTACCTGATCGCGCAGATGGTCGGCGCCGGCAAGCTCATCGAACTGCTCTTCGGCCTGCCCTACACCTACGCAGTGGTGGTGGTTGGCGTGTTGATGGTGGTGTACGTGACCTTCGGCGGCATGATCGCCACCACCTGGGTGCAGGTGGTGAAGGCGTGCCTGCTGCTCTCGGGCGCCACCTTCATGGCGGTCGCTGTGCTGTGGAAGTACGGCTTCTCACCGGAGGCCCTGTTCGCCGAAGCGGTGAATATCCACGAGAAGGGTCAGGCGATCATGGAGCCGGGCGGCCTCGTCTCCGATCCGATCTCGGCCATCTCCTTGGGGATTGCGCTCATGTTCGGCACCGCCGGCCTGCCCCACATCCTAATGCGCTTCTTCACCGTCGGCGATGCGAAGCAAGCGCGCCGGTCCGTGTTCTACGCCACCGGGTTCATCGGCTATTTCTACATCCTCACCTTCGTGATCGGCTTTGGTGCCATCGTGCTGGTGATGGGCAACCCGCAGTACTTCGACGGCAACGGGCTCATCGGCGGCACCAACATGGCCGCCATCCACTTGAGCGATGCGGTGGGCGGCTCACTCTTCCTCGGCTTCATCTCCGCCGTCGCCTTCGCCACCATCCTCGCCGTGGTCTCGGGCTTGACCCTCGCCGGCGCCTCGGCGATCAGCCACGATCTCTACGCGTCCGTGATCAAGCACGGCAACGCAGACGAGAAGGACGAGGTGCGCGTCTCGCGCATCGCCACGGTGGTGCTCGGCTTCGTCGCCATCGGCCTCGGCATACTCTTCGAGCAGCAGAACATCGCCTTCATGGTGGGACTGGCCTTCGCCATCGCCGCGTCGGCGAACTTCCCGGTCCTGTTCCTCTCCATGTTCTGGTCCAAGCTCACCACCCGGGGCGCCCTGGTGGGCGGGGTCACCGGGTTGGTCACGGCGCTGGCGCTGGTGGTCCTCGGGCCGACGGTGTGGGTGTCCGTGCTCGGCTTCGATGAGCCGGTGTTCCCCTACCGCTACCCGGCCCTGTTCTCCGTGACGGCCGCCTTCCTGGTTACCTGGCTGGTGTCGATCACCGACAACTCAGCGCGCGCCGCGATGGATCGTGCTGGCTTCGAGGACCAGTTCGTCCGCGCCCAGACGGGCATCGGCGCGTCAGGGGCTTCGAAGCACTGA
- a CDS encoding hemolysin III family protein, with amino-acid sequence MDSVEDGLGAEAARYTVAEEVANSLTHGLGLLLGIAALVLLVVFAARFATPTAVVAASIYGATIIVLYGTSMLYHALPKGSAKRVFEVLDHSAIFLLIAGTYTPYALVKVPGAWGWSIFGVIWGLAVLGITLEAVLRSRGRTLQLGLYLVMGWLVLIVIKPLIAAMPTAGMALLAAGGVFYTLGVVFYMWHSLRFHHAIWHVLVLAGSICHVFSVLLYVVGPYAGT; translated from the coding sequence ATGGACAGCGTTGAAGACGGCCTCGGCGCGGAGGCGGCCCGCTACACCGTCGCCGAGGAAGTGGCGAACAGCCTGACCCACGGCCTCGGACTGCTCCTGGGCATCGCCGCGCTGGTGCTTCTCGTGGTGTTCGCCGCGCGTTTTGCGACGCCGACCGCCGTGGTGGCTGCCAGCATCTACGGGGCGACGATCATCGTCCTCTACGGCACCTCGATGCTCTACCACGCCTTACCTAAGGGATCTGCCAAGCGCGTTTTCGAGGTGTTGGATCATTCGGCGATCTTCCTGCTCATCGCCGGCACCTACACCCCCTACGCCCTGGTGAAGGTGCCGGGCGCCTGGGGATGGTCCATCTTCGGCGTCATCTGGGGCCTGGCCGTGCTGGGCATCACCCTCGAGGCGGTATTGCGCAGCCGAGGGCGTACCTTGCAGCTCGGTCTCTACCTGGTAATGGGCTGGCTGGTGTTGATCGTGATCAAGCCGTTGATCGCCGCCATGCCCACCGCGGGCATGGCGTTACTGGCGGCGGGTGGCGTCTTCTACACGCTCGGGGTGGTGTTCTACATGTGGCACTCCCTGCGCTTCCACCACGCCATCTGGCACGTGCTGGTACTGGCCGGCAGCATTTGCCACGTCTTCTCCGTGCTGCTCTACGTGGTAGGCCCGTACGCCGGAACGTAG
- a CDS encoding N-acetylmuramoyl-L-alanine amidase, producing the protein MKIAIVVGHNAVAKGARAKAPLSVQEFDYNNEIADAMVQLVRRPLRAKKFNRIRAASYSREIDAVYAEVDRYAADISIELHFNAGPSSATGTETFSSGSTGSLALAQHVQEAMLSTLERRDRGVKILSRTDRGGRSLHAGLAPAILVEPFFGSNSGDCRAANGLGAEGMARMYLDGIRRYADLPEVTGLGEDGDAREAAFLVDVDIVHSNLTRQAFFTRNSAAFKAIIGAINDKLAAEQHGEQINPLTLEDAYALMSAQIGTRGSKVDARFAHEQGNRGLLPLPANLGLWNGPSSLNLGASMTPERNVKEYLLYLANLKNKDVGRDFWGGSLYRDLFTQEVVAGNRRKQTALLAAIVHGYFDTGNYHLGLPYGELSRRVVAADKDSAPLLELLDELGYQDLVRDPAVVDERIAQLKSGLALSRA; encoded by the coding sequence GTGAAGATTGCCATTGTCGTTGGTCACAATGCTGTTGCCAAGGGCGCTCGTGCCAAGGCGCCGCTCAGCGTGCAGGAGTTTGACTACAACAACGAGATCGCCGATGCGATGGTGCAGCTCGTGCGCCGTCCCCTGCGAGCGAAGAAGTTCAATCGCATCCGAGCCGCCAGCTACTCGCGTGAAATCGACGCGGTCTACGCCGAAGTCGATCGCTACGCGGCGGATATCAGCATCGAGCTGCACTTCAATGCCGGCCCCTCGAGCGCCACGGGCACGGAGACCTTCTCCAGTGGCTCCACGGGCTCCCTGGCCCTCGCCCAGCATGTGCAGGAGGCAATGCTGAGCACCCTCGAGCGGCGTGATCGCGGGGTGAAGATCCTGAGCAGGACCGATCGTGGTGGGCGCAGCCTTCACGCCGGCCTCGCCCCGGCGATCCTGGTCGAACCCTTCTTCGGCTCCAATAGTGGCGATTGCCGGGCTGCCAACGGCCTCGGTGCCGAGGGCATGGCCCGCATGTACCTCGATGGCATTCGCCGTTACGCGGATCTACCCGAAGTGACCGGCCTCGGCGAGGACGGTGACGCAAGGGAAGCGGCCTTCCTCGTGGACGTGGACATCGTCCACTCCAATCTCACGCGGCAGGCCTTCTTCACCCGCAACAGTGCGGCCTTCAAGGCGATCATCGGCGCGATCAACGACAAGCTCGCGGCCGAGCAGCACGGCGAGCAGATCAACCCGCTTACCCTCGAGGATGCCTACGCGTTGATGAGCGCGCAGATCGGCACCCGCGGATCCAAGGTCGACGCGCGCTTCGCGCATGAGCAAGGCAACCGCGGCCTGTTGCCCCTGCCGGCCAATCTGGGCTTGTGGAACGGCCCGTCCTCCCTGAATCTCGGCGCGAGCATGACGCCGGAGCGCAACGTGAAGGAGTACCTTCTCTACCTTGCGAACCTCAAGAACAAGGACGTCGGGCGAGACTTCTGGGGCGGGTCGCTCTATCGCGACCTGTTCACCCAGGAGGTGGTGGCGGGCAACCGGCGCAAGCAAACCGCCCTGCTGGCGGCGATCGTGCACGGCTATTTCGACACGGGCAACTACCACTTAGGGCTGCCCTACGGTGAGCTGTCGCGGCGGGTAGTCGCGGCGGATAAGGACTCCGCGCCGCTCCTGGAACTGCTGGATGAGCTCGGCTACCAGGACCTGGTCCGCGACCCGGCCGTGGTGGATGAGCGGATCGCGCAGCTCAAGTCGGGGCTCGCGCTCAGTCGCGCCTAG